The nucleotide sequence ATCGGATTTCTCCAATTCCGCCTCCGGGGTGTAGCGGCTGCGGACTGCCCAGGCGCCCACGCCCGCGGCCTTGGCCGTTGCCACATCGATCGGGGTGTCCCCGACCAGGACGGCATCTTCAGGGCGGATGTTCAAATCGGCGAGGGCGGCAAAAACCATGGCCGGATTGGGCTTGGGCGGAATGCCCTGCTGGTTCGCGTAGACCACCTGCATTTTGCTCAACAATCCGAAGTGCTCGAGCTGGCGAAGGCAGTAGTTCCGGCTCTTGTTGGTGACGCAGGCGATCGCGAGGCCGCGCTTTTCGACGGCCTCTAGGGTTTCCGGCACTCCGGAGATGAGTTCCGTTCCGGTGAGAAAGTGCGACTCGTAGTGGGCGCGGTAGATGCGGCAGGCCTCCTCCGCCACTTTTTCCCCCCAGAGTTCGGTAAAACGGTTCTCCAGGGTGGGGCCGATGGAGGCGAGGATCTCCTTGTTCGACATCTCGGGTTTTCCGAGGTCCCGGCAGGTCAGTTGCATGCAGCGGGCGATGCCCGCATAGCTGTCCACCAGGGTTCCGTCGTGGTCGAACAGGACGGCGCGAATCGGCACAGTGTTACTCCCGGAGTGAAAGCCGAATGGGGAGGATTTCCGCGTGATAGAATGGGCACAGCCACA is from bacterium and encodes:
- a CDS encoding HAD family hydrolase, producing MPIRAVLFDHDGTLVDSYAGIARCMQLTCRDLGKPEMSNKEILASIGPTLENRFTELWGEKVAEEACRIYRAHYESHFLTGTELISGVPETLEAVEKRGLAIACVTNKSRNYCLRQLEHFGLLSKMQVVYANQQGIPPKPNPAMVFAALADLNIRPEDAVLVGDTPIDVATAKAAGVGAWAVRSRYTPEAELEKSDPDRIFNALPDILENL